The Gemmatimonadota bacterium genome has a window encoding:
- a CDS encoding helix-turn-helix transcriptional regulator, with translation MNDVDVYRAIADRTRRVILDELVERSGQTLFELCGRLIMKHGIHSSRQAISQHLDILEAAGLIRTKFEGRSKLHWFVGAPLKAIGERWPISADEDTSQSSEEGIEK, from the coding sequence ATGAATGATGTGGATGTTTACCGCGCAATCGCTGACCGAACCAGGCGGGTCATCCTGGATGAACTCGTGGAACGGTCGGGTCAAACGCTCTTCGAACTCTGTGGGCGCCTGATTATGAAACACGGCATCCACTCCTCGCGCCAGGCGATCTCACAACACCTGGACATTTTAGAGGCCGCCGGACTCATTCGCACGAAGTTCGAGGGAAGGTCGAAGCTTCACTGGTTCGTAGGCGCCCCGTTGAAGGCAATCGGGGAGAGGTGGCCCATCTCGGCAGACGAGGACACTTCACAATCATCGGAGGAGGGCATCGAGAAATGA
- a CDS encoding VOC family protein — protein MRIHATSVMVDDQQKALRFYTETLGFQLKHNIPLGEYAWITVVSEEDPEGTELVLEPDAHPAARPFKKALVEDGIPYTAFAVDEVEAEHERLLAKGVRFVQPPTDLGTVICAVFDDTCGNLIQIVEEKRQD, from the coding sequence ATGAGAATCCACGCGACCAGCGTCATGGTAGACGACCAGCAAAAGGCGCTTCGCTTTTACACGGAAACGCTTGGCTTCCAGTTGAAGCATAACATACCCCTGGGAGAATACGCCTGGATCACCGTGGTATCCGAGGAAGATCCGGAGGGGACGGAATTGGTGCTCGAACCTGATGCCCATCCCGCAGCGCGTCCGTTCAAGAAGGCCCTTGTGGAGGACGGTATCCCCTATACCGCCTTCGCGGTCGACGAAGTTGAAGCCGAACACGAGCGTCTTCTGGCAAAAGGAGTGCGATTCGTGCAGCCGCCAACCGACCTTGGGACGGTCATTTGCGCAGTCTTCGACGATACATGCGGCAACTTGATCCAGATTGTAGAGGAGAAGCGTCAAGATTAA
- a CDS encoding isoprenylcysteine carboxylmethyltransferase family protein: MNVYRACKISSRFTTSDQNAVKYIGKGTPAPWAPPEKLVVLGPYRHLRNPMNSGMLLILGAESLLFGSWHLAGWMCVFFVVCAIYFPLHEEPGLERRFGEPYRLYKANVPRWIPRIRPWEGP; encoded by the coding sequence ATGAATGTTTACCGGGCATGTAAAATCAGTTCTAGGTTTACAACATCAGACCAAAACGCAGTAAAGTACATCGGGAAGGGCACGCCGGCGCCGTGGGCCCCGCCCGAGAAGCTGGTCGTCCTCGGCCCCTATCGCCACCTACGCAATCCCATGAATTCGGGCATGCTGCTCATTCTCGGCGCCGAGTCCCTGCTCTTCGGCTCATGGCACCTGGCGGGCTGGATGTGCGTGTTCTTCGTGGTGTGCGCGATCTACTTCCCACTCCACGAGGAACCGGGCCTGGAGCGGCGGTTCGGCGAACCCTACCGGCTGTACAAGGCGAATGTACCGCGCTGGATACCGAGGATACGGCCGTGGGAGGGACCGTGA
- a CDS encoding isoprenylcysteine carboxylmethyltransferase family protein, with protein MKWTTAKAVVLLPAAATIYVPAVILWVLADTPGALSPAEPTQFRFWIGIAMALDGLVLAAWTMALFERIGKGTPAPWAPPEKLVVLGPYRHLRNPMNSGMLLILGAESLLFGSWYLAGWMCVFFAVCAIYFPLHEEPGLERRFGEPYRLYKANVPRWIPRIRPWEGP; from the coding sequence GTGAAATGGACCACTGCGAAGGCTGTCGTCCTTCTTCCGGCGGCGGCTACGATCTATGTCCCGGCCGTGATCCTGTGGGTATTGGCCGATACACCGGGCGCGCTGTCGCCGGCAGAGCCCACGCAGTTCCGTTTCTGGATCGGGATCGCGATGGCGTTGGACGGCTTGGTCCTGGCGGCGTGGACCATGGCGCTGTTCGAGCGGATCGGAAAGGGTACGCCGGCGCCGTGGGCCCCGCCCGAGAAGCTGGTCGTCCTCGGCCCCTATCGCCACCTGCGCAACCCCATGAATTCGGGCATGCTGCTCATCCTCGGCGCCGAATCCCTGCTCTTCGGCTCATGGTACCTGGCGGGCTGGATGTGTGTGTTCTTCGCGGTGTGCGCGATCTACTTCCCGCTCCACGAGGAACCGGGCCTGGAGCGCCGGTTCGGTGAACCCTACCGGCTGTACAAGGCAAACGTACCGCGCTGGATACCGAGGATACGGCCGTGGGAAGGGCCGTAA
- a CDS encoding M48 family metalloprotease → MYTAGRIHVQKAGQNYPLGNERTPEDGPDQADGAHQPDQAVDDTIRLNWREKLVEFGMFMAMIMCGMIIGVFVILAVLLTMQSTFEERMPGFKEAGSIPFIILVVVAVIIGNVCSFSCAPYIIRILFRGNELQDERMDRAVKRLISVTGMDIRVEKIYAIKGKTANAVVAGLFRKVQCIFFTNRLLERMSEGEIMAALAHELAHGRHRHMTKVLVAIVLWALGVQVLFRLIDFHAYFGAQDVYWQIWANGVLSGLNVFLLILLVLFPLSRRHEHQADATAALWVGTDLYKQALYRLHQINDQLKPPRKFLAKLGTHPTLQERLEQVERLERVGRLNVN, encoded by the coding sequence ATGTACACAGCCGGGAGGATACACGTGCAAAAAGCCGGACAAAACTACCCGTTGGGAAACGAGCGGACACCTGAAGACGGCCCGGACCAGGCGGACGGTGCGCATCAGCCGGACCAAGCCGTTGACGATACGATCCGTTTGAACTGGCGTGAGAAGCTGGTTGAATTCGGCATGTTTATGGCGATGATCATGTGCGGAATGATCATCGGTGTATTCGTTATCTTAGCGGTGCTGCTCACCATGCAAAGTACCTTCGAGGAGCGGATGCCGGGATTCAAGGAAGCCGGTTCGATTCCGTTTATCATCCTGGTCGTAGTAGCCGTGATTATCGGCAATGTCTGTTCGTTCAGCTGCGCGCCCTACATCATACGTATCCTCTTTCGCGGCAACGAACTGCAGGACGAGCGGATGGACCGCGCCGTGAAGCGCTTGATATCCGTGACCGGGATGGACATCAGGGTCGAGAAGATCTACGCCATAAAAGGCAAGACGGCCAACGCCGTCGTGGCCGGTCTTTTCCGCAAGGTACAGTGTATCTTCTTTACGAACCGACTGCTGGAGCGAATGAGCGAAGGAGAGATCATGGCGGCCCTGGCGCACGAATTAGCCCATGGGCGGCATCGGCACATGACCAAAGTATTGGTGGCGATCGTGTTATGGGCCCTCGGCGTCCAGGTACTCTTCCGGCTGATCGATTTTCACGCTTACTTCGGGGCGCAGGACGTATACTGGCAGATATGGGCGAATGGCGTACTAAGCGGATTGAACGTCTTCCTGCTTATCCTTCTCGTCCTGTTCCCGCTTTCGAGGCGGCACGAACACCAGGCGGACGCGACCGCCGCCCTGTGGGTGGGCACAGACCTGTACAAACAAGCCCTTTACCGGCTGCACCAAATCAACGACCAACTGAAACCGCCGCGAAAGTTCCTGGCGAAGCTGGGTACTCATCCGACGTTGCAGGAGAGGCTGGAGCAGGTGGAGAGGCTGGAGCGGGTGGGGAGGTTGAACGTGAATTAG
- a CDS encoding DUF262 domain-containing protein: MTYVNPAHYDKRPVKNWLQRANEGTISLPDFQRSYVWNNQRIANYLKALFQNRPTGVFLILPIRDEPQFVSRPLMGINVEDGNPTELVLDGQQRLTSLWHALRGTPDHQFFVEVSDLSSREMDVSNVHTYSTRSSQYRVLREPAVAYDKNLVPIDILWEDMDENNPERDELGKIWDWSNSACSTDSDEARRLERAIGRLQKEHLLNRELHYCALPPETSKQEAIDVFIETNSSSVTVKRFDIVVATAQRQYEEHLRQCIEDFHNDNDLTSNYFKGDEQETIPEIGEWILKVACLKVRTEQHPLGLPPKEANYEKALTAVFASDQDSPRPIDSLLIDLKFALATAAKHGGVTHRTLASWPPVHVVAAIQEELKGVEGTARSRAARVGTANKLISTYLWRAFLTDRYEVQANDRLYEDYKQLRQCLFSIRNTGTTDESMLPPMLNDSLHPLPSEDDLLDTAWSWIGLKSRRGRAIAAITLANNPKDWATGETLDTETVRSLENSGELERHHVFPKDFLKEHIDVGRINLGLNGVVLKKITNRSFSRNDPALYMNNLLNQSSVTDSELRQRVETHLVPYELLVSSGDPESRYEVFLSERAKIMIEKINELAVLP; the protein is encoded by the coding sequence ATGACCTATGTAAATCCTGCTCATTATGACAAACGTCCAGTAAAGAACTGGCTTCAGAGGGCCAATGAAGGGACGATTTCGCTTCCCGATTTCCAAAGGAGTTATGTTTGGAACAATCAACGGATAGCAAACTACTTAAAAGCTCTATTTCAAAACCGGCCTACTGGTGTATTTCTAATTCTCCCTATCAGAGACGAACCTCAGTTTGTATCGCGTCCGCTTATGGGTATTAACGTCGAGGATGGTAACCCAACTGAGCTTGTACTTGATGGCCAACAACGTCTCACTTCGCTTTGGCATGCTCTTCGAGGAACGCCTGACCATCAGTTTTTTGTGGAAGTTAGTGACCTGAGTTCAAGGGAAATGGACGTAAGCAATGTTCATACCTATTCAACAAGGTCTTCGCAATATCGGGTTTTAAGGGAACCAGCAGTTGCATATGATAAGAATCTCGTGCCGATTGATATACTTTGGGAGGACATGGACGAAAACAACCCAGAACGAGACGAGTTGGGAAAGATCTGGGACTGGAGCAATAGTGCCTGTAGTACTGATAGCGATGAAGCACGTAGACTCGAAAGAGCAATAGGAAGACTACAAAAAGAACACTTGCTCAACAGAGAGCTACATTATTGTGCACTTCCCCCTGAAACTTCAAAACAAGAAGCGATTGACGTATTCATTGAAACAAATAGTTCCTCTGTTACTGTGAAAAGATTTGATATCGTAGTTGCCACCGCTCAGAGACAATATGAGGAGCATCTACGCCAGTGTATTGAGGATTTCCATAACGACAACGATTTGACAAGCAATTATTTTAAAGGTGATGAGCAGGAAACTATACCGGAAATTGGTGAGTGGATTTTGAAAGTTGCTTGCCTTAAAGTAAGAACAGAGCAACACCCATTAGGTCTACCTCCCAAAGAGGCCAATTACGAGAAGGCATTAACGGCTGTATTTGCGAGCGATCAAGATTCACCCAGACCCATTGACAGTTTACTTATTGACTTGAAGTTTGCTCTTGCAACTGCCGCTAAACATGGCGGAGTAACCCATAGAACGTTGGCATCTTGGCCACCAGTTCATGTTGTCGCTGCGATACAGGAAGAGCTGAAAGGTGTCGAAGGTACTGCGCGTTCAAGGGCCGCGAGAGTAGGTACAGCGAACAAACTTATATCTACTTATCTGTGGCGTGCGTTTTTAACAGACAGGTACGAGGTTCAAGCAAATGACAGACTGTATGAAGACTATAAACAGTTACGTCAGTGCCTATTTTCAATAAGAAATACCGGAACAACAGATGAATCGATGTTACCACCAATGTTGAACGATAGCCTACATCCATTACCGAGTGAAGATGATTTATTAGACACGGCTTGGTCTTGGATAGGATTAAAATCACGTCGAGGACGTGCCATAGCTGCGATTACCTTGGCAAACAATCCCAAAGACTGGGCTACTGGTGAAACTCTAGATACAGAAACTGTTCGGAGCTTAGAAAACTCGGGAGAATTGGAGAGACATCACGTTTTCCCAAAGGATTTTTTAAAAGAGCACATAGATGTCGGGAGGATAAATCTAGGATTAAACGGTGTTGTTCTTAAAAAGATCACTAATCGATCGTTCTCAAGAAATGATCCGGCTTTATATATGAATAACCTATTGAACCAGTCCAGTGTTACTGATAGCGAATTACGACAGAGGGTGGAGACCCACCTGGTTCCATATGAGTTATTGGTTTCAAGCGGCGACCCTGAGAGTCGTTATGAAGTGTTTTTAAGTGAAAGAGCCAAGATCATGATAGAGAAAATAAACGAACTCGCAGTGTTACCCTAA
- a CDS encoding cysteine desulfurase: MPIYLDYQATTPIDPRVRRAMLPYLEEKFGNPHSDGHVFGWEASDAVKSARAKVAELINADDDEVVFTSGATESCNLAIRGLVKADTESRNRIVTVATEHPAVLETVKDLQRSRFDTVILPVERDGLVNLSVLKDALDDKTLIVSVMAANNEIGVIQPIEKIAEICHSVGAIFHTDATQAVGRIDVDVENWGVDLLSMSAHKVYGPKGIGALYIRSGVKVDPIITGGMQEFGLRSGTVPTALVVGFGEACELANYEFANDARRIDSLTKQLYCCLEKRFPNLQLFGHTEKRIAGNLNVGLLGLSAQYIVKKVSNRIAISTGSACSSAIYEPSRVLIALGYSREVAETGIRISLGRFTTSQEIETASVVLSELNDTV; the protein is encoded by the coding sequence ATGCCTATTTACCTTGACTATCAGGCGACTACTCCAATTGACCCAAGAGTACGTCGAGCGATGTTACCATACCTTGAGGAAAAGTTTGGCAATCCTCACTCTGATGGGCATGTGTTTGGTTGGGAAGCATCTGACGCAGTCAAGAGTGCACGTGCTAAAGTCGCTGAGTTAATCAATGCCGACGACGATGAAGTTGTTTTTACTTCAGGTGCCACCGAATCCTGCAACCTCGCAATACGAGGTCTAGTGAAAGCAGATACCGAATCTCGTAATAGGATTGTCACGGTTGCAACAGAACATCCTGCAGTACTGGAGACTGTAAAGGATCTTCAAAGATCAAGGTTCGATACAGTCATTCTTCCAGTTGAAAGAGATGGACTGGTAAATCTTAGTGTCCTTAAAGATGCACTTGACGATAAAACACTGATCGTATCGGTTATGGCTGCCAACAATGAAATTGGTGTGATTCAACCCATTGAGAAGATTGCCGAGATATGTCACTCCGTCGGTGCGATCTTTCATACTGATGCAACACAAGCAGTTGGTAGGATAGACGTGGATGTGGAGAACTGGGGAGTAGACCTGCTCAGCATGTCAGCACATAAAGTCTATGGCCCGAAGGGTATTGGCGCCCTGTATATACGATCAGGTGTTAAAGTCGATCCAATCATAACTGGAGGTATGCAAGAATTCGGACTTAGATCTGGCACAGTACCTACAGCACTGGTAGTTGGCTTCGGTGAAGCTTGCGAACTCGCGAATTATGAATTTGCCAATGATGCTAGACGCATCGATTCACTTACTAAGCAACTTTACTGTTGTCTGGAAAAACGTTTCCCAAATCTTCAGTTGTTTGGTCATACCGAAAAACGAATTGCTGGGAATCTTAATGTAGGTCTATTAGGCCTAAGTGCCCAATATATCGTAAAGAAGGTTTCGAATCGGATTGCAATTTCTACAGGATCAGCATGTTCATCAGCAATCTATGAACCATCTCGAGTTCTTATTGCTTTAGGCTATTCACGAGAGGTCGCAGAAACTGGCATACGTATAAGTCTTGGTCGGTTTACTACATCCCAGGAAATTGAAACGGCATCTGTGGTGCTTAGCGAATTAAATGACACAGTTTAA
- a CDS encoding response regulator, with protein MSARDDPLREVEALRARNAALNEAILRISANLDLETVLDEVVERARSLTGARFGAIATVDEAGVLQDFVSTGLSDEEHRQLSAWPDGPQLFEYFRGLAGPLRRADLSEYVRKTGNSADMLPAACAFQVAPMRHRGTQTGILFLAGKANGGEFTDEDEEILLLIVSQAAAAIANARKYCAELRTRADLEALIETSPVGVVVFEAVTGSTVSLNREAKRIAENLRLPGKPIQAILEVATCRFADGREIALDQFSLVQVLRSSETARDVEVVITIPDGRSVTVLVSATPVRGEDGAVTSMVVTMQDLASLQELDRTRAEFLSMVSHELRAPLTSIKGSATTVLNASRELDPAEVRQFFRIIDEQANLMDSLIGDLLDAGRTDTGTLSVTPEPSEVSFLVDQARNTFLSAGARHNVLIDLPPDLPPVLADRKRIVQVLNNLLANAARHSAATAPIRISAERDGVYVAVAVADEGRGIAPELLGRLFRKYGRNVVDSGVSGGLGLAICKGLVEAHGGRIRAESPGVGKGTRFIFTIPVAETAAVDTAAGDARYAPGQVSEGRQPTKVLIVDDDPQTLSYVRDVLADADYSAVVTADHREISSIIEAEKPKLVLLDLMLPGSDGIELMRKIPELATLPVIFISGYGRDETIARALEAGAEDYIVKPFSPTELTARIGAILRRRANPDRFVLGELAIDYDRREVKLAGRPVALTATEYEVLRVLSLSTGRIATYDTLLREIWGRRGLGDARLVRAIIKRLRRKLGESADDPSYVANVRGVGYRLIRPGDG; from the coding sequence TTGAGTGCACGCGATGATCCGTTACGGGAGGTAGAGGCGCTGCGCGCTCGCAACGCCGCGCTTAACGAGGCGATCCTGCGTATCAGTGCGAACCTGGACCTCGAGACCGTCCTCGATGAGGTCGTGGAGCGTGCCAGGTCGCTCACCGGAGCGCGCTTTGGCGCCATCGCCACCGTCGACGAGGCCGGTGTTCTCCAGGATTTCGTCTCCACCGGTCTCTCCGACGAGGAGCATCGGCAACTGTCGGCATGGCCCGACGGGCCGCAGCTCTTCGAATACTTCCGCGGCCTGGCCGGTCCACTGAGACGGGCGGACTTGTCGGAATACGTGCGTAAGACCGGCAATTCGGCGGACATGCTGCCGGCTGCCTGTGCCTTCCAGGTCGCGCCGATGCGTCATCGCGGCACACAGACCGGGATCCTCTTCCTGGCCGGAAAGGCGAACGGCGGCGAGTTCACAGACGAGGACGAGGAGATCCTCCTTTTGATCGTCTCGCAGGCGGCCGCCGCGATTGCCAACGCCCGTAAGTACTGCGCCGAGTTGCGCACCAGGGCCGACCTCGAGGCGCTGATTGAGACTTCCCCGGTGGGCGTCGTGGTGTTCGAAGCGGTGACCGGCAGTACGGTGTCTTTGAACCGGGAGGCGAAGCGGATCGCGGAGAACCTGCGCTTGCCGGGCAAACCCATTCAAGCCATACTCGAGGTGGCGACCTGCCGCTTCGCCGACGGACGGGAAATCGCGCTGGACCAGTTCTCCCTTGTCCAGGTGCTCCGCAGCTCCGAGACGGCGCGCGACGTGGAGGTCGTGATTACCATACCCGACGGCCGTAGCGTGACAGTGCTCGTAAGCGCCACCCCGGTTCGCGGCGAGGACGGCGCGGTGACGTCGATGGTGGTCACCATGCAGGACCTGGCGTCACTGCAGGAACTTGACCGGACGCGGGCCGAGTTTCTCAGCATGGTGAGCCACGAGCTGCGCGCGCCACTGACCTCCATCAAGGGGTCGGCGACGACGGTGCTGAATGCCTCGCGGGAACTGGATCCGGCCGAAGTGCGCCAGTTCTTCCGGATCATCGATGAACAGGCCAATCTCATGGACAGCCTGATCGGCGACCTGCTCGACGCGGGACGCACCGATACGGGCACGCTGTCGGTCACCCCGGAACCCTCGGAGGTGAGCTTCCTGGTGGACCAGGCCCGCAACACTTTCCTGTCCGCCGGCGCCAGGCACAACGTCCTCATCGACCTGCCGCCCGATCTGCCCCCGGTGCTCGCCGACCGGAAACGTATCGTGCAGGTGCTGAACAATCTGCTGGCCAACGCCGCCCGCCATTCGGCGGCAACGGCCCCTATCCGTATCTCGGCCGAGCGGGACGGCGTGTACGTCGCGGTCGCGGTGGCCGACGAGGGCCGGGGCATTGCACCGGAACTGCTGGGACGACTGTTTCGCAAGTACGGGCGCAACGTAGTAGACTCCGGTGTGTCCGGTGGACTGGGCCTTGCCATATGCAAGGGGCTGGTCGAGGCTCACGGCGGGCGCATACGGGCGGAAAGCCCGGGTGTGGGCAAGGGCACGCGCTTCATCTTCACGATACCTGTCGCGGAGACGGCCGCCGTAGACACCGCGGCCGGCGATGCCCGGTACGCCCCGGGTCAGGTTTCCGAGGGACGCCAGCCGACGAAGGTGCTCATCGTGGACGACGACCCGCAGACGCTGAGTTACGTGCGCGACGTCCTCGCCGACGCGGACTATTCCGCCGTGGTGACGGCCGATCACCGGGAGATATCGAGCATCATCGAAGCGGAGAAGCCCAAACTGGTCCTGCTCGACCTGATGCTGCCCGGATCCGACGGGATCGAACTCATGCGGAAGATCCCCGAACTCGCCACCCTTCCGGTGATCTTCATTTCGGGTTACGGACGCGACGAGACGATCGCCAGGGCGCTGGAGGCCGGCGCCGAGGACTACATCGTCAAGCCCTTCTCGCCGACCGAACTTACGGCCCGGATCGGGGCCATCCTCCGCCGGCGGGCCAATCCGGATCGTTTCGTGCTCGGCGAGCTGGCCATCGATTACGACCGCCGCGAGGTCAAGCTCGCGGGTCGGCCGGTGGCCCTGACGGCTACCGAATACGAGGTGCTGCGCGTGCTTTCGCTTAGCACGGGGCGGATCGCTACCTACGACACCCTGTTGCGCGAGATCTGGGGCCGGCGCGGTCTCGGTGACGCGAGGCTCGTGCGGGCCATCATCAAGCGACTACGCAGAAAGCTTGGTGAAAGTGCCGACGACCCGTCCTACGTCGCCAACGTGCGCGGCGTAGGCTACCGCCTGATCCGGCCGGGGGATGGGTGA
- the gap gene encoding type I glyceraldehyde-3-phosphate dehydrogenase yields MGIKVGINGFGRIGRMVFRAMTERGGFDVVAINDLTDSATLAHLLKFDSVHGRYDHPVEAVNGGLAVNGHKIEIVSERDPANLPWGDRGVDLVVESTGIFTDGEQASAHLSAGAKKVLISAPATNVDATIVMGVNDGILNDGHRVVSNASCTTNCLAPMVSVLHEHFGVVRGSMTTVHAYTSDQQIIDFAHSDPRRARSAALSMIPTSTGAAKAIGEVIPELNGRLNGMAVRVPVPDGSLTDFVAQVDRVPTAEEVNAAFAAAAQGPLEGILEYCEDPIVSVDIVHNPASCIFDAELTMIIDDNLVKICGWYDNEWGYSNRCVDLLERLAKV; encoded by the coding sequence ATGGGAATCAAGGTCGGCATCAACGGGTTCGGCCGCATCGGCCGGATGGTCTTCCGCGCCATGACGGAGCGCGGCGGCTTCGACGTGGTCGCCATCAACGACCTGACCGACAGCGCGACGCTGGCGCACCTGCTTAAATTCGACTCCGTCCACGGCCGGTACGACCATCCGGTGGAGGCCGTGAACGGCGGACTCGCGGTGAATGGCCACAAGATCGAGATCGTCTCCGAACGGGACCCGGCGAACCTGCCCTGGGGCGACCGCGGCGTGGACCTGGTGGTGGAGTCGACCGGGATCTTCACCGACGGGGAACAGGCTTCGGCCCACCTGTCGGCCGGGGCGAAGAAGGTGCTGATCTCCGCGCCGGCCACCAACGTGGACGCGACCATCGTCATGGGCGTGAACGACGGCATCCTGAACGATGGGCACCGCGTGGTCTCCAACGCCTCCTGCACCACCAACTGCCTCGCCCCCATGGTGTCCGTGCTGCACGAGCACTTCGGCGTCGTCCGCGGGTCCATGACCACGGTCCACGCCTACACCAGCGACCAGCAGATTATCGACTTCGCCCATAGTGACCCCCGGCGCGCCCGTTCGGCGGCCCTGTCCATGATCCCCACGAGCACCGGCGCGGCCAAGGCCATCGGCGAGGTGATCCCGGAACTCAACGGCCGGCTGAACGGCATGGCCGTCCGCGTGCCCGTCCCCGACGGCTCCCTCACCGACTTCGTGGCCCAGGTCGACCGCGTGCCCACGGCCGAAGAAGTCAACGCCGCCTTCGCGGCCGCCGCACAGGGCCCCCTCGAAGGCATCCTCGAGTACTGCGAAGACCCCATCGTCTCCGTCGACATCGTGCACAACCCCGCCTCGTGCATCTTCGACGCCGAGCTGACCATGATCATCGACGACAACCTCGTCAAGATCTGCGGCTGGTACGACAACGAATGGGGCTACTCCAACCGCTGCGTCGACCTGCTGGAGCGGCTGGCGAAAGTGTAA